The nucleotide window ATTGTCGGAGAGCTTGTAGTGAGCCAGCTTCTTTCTCTCGGCCAGGCCAGCGTAGATGTAGTAGAAAATGTGGAAATTACGCTCTCCGCTGTTAGAGGAAAAAGAGGGATTGTACAGTCAGTAGTTTTAATGTTTCTCCTGGAGACCAGAAATCCCACAGCCTGAGTTATAACTAATCATAACACTGGTGTTCTCTCATAGCAGTGGCCTGTTTCAGCAAGAGAATGGTTTCCTGCACATCCCCACTGCAATATATAGTTTAGGAAttgtttgaggaacatgacGAAGTGTACAGGGTGTTGACTCTGCCTCCAAATTTAATCTCAATTTGATCGTGCGTCTATGGGATGTGTTGGACAAACAGGTCTGACCCATGGAGGCTTCACCTCACAGCTTACAGGACCTGCTGCAGTTTTGCACCAGATACTAAGGCACCTTCTGCGGTCTCGTAAAACTCTCCAGACCATGATGATTCAGAATTTTAGCATATTAAGCACATAATTCTTGCTGATATATATTTTGCTGGTATTtgaactaatatatatatatatatatatatatatatatatatatatatatatatatatatatatatatatatatatatatatatatatgtgtggatatatgtgtgtgtatggggaaAGTAACGAGGCTTTGCATAATCCGTCTCTGTCAATCTGTAGGTTTGTAATTACTGCATGTTTCCTCTGTAATTATCCTCCATGTTTTTGCTTTGGCATCAGCGCGATTTCAGGGTTGGCATTGGATGAATGACTCGCCTGATTGCGCTATtcatttggttcttttaaaaacacttcaCTCTCAAGTATGTGCAGATTTATGTTTCCACTAAAAGAAAATCTATTTACACCCAGACATTCCCTTCTCCTGAGGTCACGCCTTTTCTCCTGAGGTCACACTGTTGCTAAAAGGGAATGAGTATAATAGAGAAGTATGCTCAGAAATCTTTTTTGGGCTTTCAGAAGTGACGCTCACACAGCCTGGTGAATGATGTTCCATTTCTCCAGCAAATCTGCGCTCCTACATCATTCCTTCTTCTGctactactaatattattactactaccactTCTACTAATACTAATAGTACCAATACTAATTCTACTACTAGTACTTCTAATtactaatattactactgaaattacttctactactaataataataataatagtattaatattactgctactacttttatttatatttacatttactgcatttagtAGATGCCCTTCTCCATAGTGACTACTACTACACATACttgtattattactattatgacTACTTCTACTACTGCTAGTTcttctactattactactattttaCTACTTCTAtcattactactattattacgtTTACAATTATTACCTGTACTATTACTTTTACAAATATTACTGCTAATAATaccactactattactactgcaaCTACTATTATGGCTATTATTACTgctaattttattattactactactattactaatattacCACTTCTACTATTACTGCTACTTCTATAATAACATTATCACTCCTACTGCTATTATTACTGTGTTCAAGAGAACAAGTGGAAAaggttctatcatggtgtggatggaaagagaaatggtgtaggggtgattctgaaggaagagtacagtaagagtgtaatggaggtgaagagagtttctgatagagtgatgaacgtaAAGCTAGAAGTTGAagaggtgatgataaatgtcatcagtgcttatagGGGATTtcgctaaaaggatggaaatggcagtggtgaacacttattttaagaagaaggaggatcatagggtgacgtataagagtggaggaaggtgcacacaggtggactatgtgctatgtggaagatgcaacctgaaggagattggaggctgtaaggtgttggcaggggacaatgtggctagacagcatcagatggtggtctgtaggatggttttgaaggcgaagaagaagaggagagtgaggactgaaagaagaataagtggtggaaactgaaggaggaagagcgtagtgtgaggttcagggaagaggtcagacagaggctcggtggtgttaaagaggtgctggatgattggaaaactactgcaggagtgatgagggagacagctagaaaagtacttggtgtgacatctggaaatagaaagaaggacaaagagacatggtggtggaatgaggaagtgcaggagagcataaggagaaagaggttggcaaaacagaattaggaTTGACAGTTGATGAGAAAactaggcaggagaacaaggagatgcagcagcaggtaaagagggatgtggtgaaagccaaggaaaagacatatgaggagctgtatgagaggttggacacaaaggaaggagaaaaggatttgtactgattggccaggcagagggaccgagctggaaaggatgtgctgcaagttagagcagtaaaggatggagagggaaatgtgttgactagtgaggagagtgtgttgagaaggtggagggagtattttgagcagctgatgaacgaggaaaatttgagagagagaaggttggatggtgtggagatagtaaagcaggaagtggataggattagtagggaggaagtgagagcagcgattaagaggatgaagggtggaaagtcggttggaccagatgacgtaccggtagaagcatggagatgtttaggagagatgcagtgtaattttaaccagattgtttaacaagattctggaaggtgagaggatgcctgaggaatggagaaggagtgtgctggtactgatctttaagcataagggagatgtgcagacctgcagtaactacaggggaataaagttgatcagtcacaccatgaagttatgggaaagagtagtggaagccaggctgagagaagaggtgaccatctgtgagcaacagtatggtttcctGCCTAAGAacagcaccacagacgcattatttgctttgagaatgttgatggagaagtatagagaaggtcagaaggagttgcattgtgtgtttgtggatttagagaaagcgtacgacagggtggagagaggagttgtgcaGGACAgggggggggtatggagatggatgaacTGCTCTGTGGCGAtccctaattggagaagccaaaagaagaagaagaagaagaagaatactaTTTGTACTGCAACATTTACTGTTACTATTACTGTTACTACTACTCAGTCAACATTCACCAGTCACTCATCAACACTCACGCAGCCTGGTGAATCACACGGGATTTCTCCAGCAGGTATTCAAAGATCTGTGCTCCCACCACCGTTCCTCCACTTGTAAACTTCATCTCCAAATATTTCCCAAAGCGGCTGGAGTTATCATTGATGACCGTGCAGGCGTTTCCGAATGCCTCGACAAGGTTGTTCACAAGCAGGATCTTCTCTTGGAGAGTCCGGTTGTTGGCCTGTAGACAACATGATACGACTTTAATTTTCCATTGAAGAACTCCTTAGCAGTCAGCATCAGGAACACTgcttatacagtataataacacACTGATGCTGTGTATAATGCCTTATAACTCTTCCATTAGGTTTGGGTTGTGCAACAACAtacaaacagaataaaaataaaaacttggtGAGACCTTGCCAAGGGCGGTGAGCTGCTGGACCAGGAGGTGAGCGCTTTCTGTCTTCCCGGCTCCACTTTCTCCACTGATTACTATACACTGCACACAAGGAGGAAGATCAACCATCATTGCTAATATACTTATATAGAGCTATACATCTCCTGCTAGAGAGCTcaaacactattgaacaccttgtggatgaatgtgaacgctgactgcacccccggactataaagcgcactcatatataagccgcccccactaaattttacaaatatattgatttttaacataaataagccgcacctgtctataagcctatatgtctacactaatgtactttacacaggctttaactaaagacacgttacacacggtgtaacgggtgaaatatgttgcgcttcctttaggagcatagcggtattttgggaatagcctgccagaAGCGAgttctcccttcaccctgactcaacacgctacaacggcttgtatctaaacagtaatctaccaagaaagtcattgttcactgtcttcctccttcctttcacaactatttctctcgggagtttatcttttggcatcgtcgtgcgtttaaaaatcacctgatggaagttttttctcccgatgccgtgcagctcagaacacaggtgaacgtttccgttcggaaatttcattggtctaatgttatgtcgctcagtttttttgcttgaagtttgtgaaaccgggaaaaacccaggaaatgTTTTAGTTAGTAGTGATTGAATTTGATTGTAtttgatgtttgtgtaaaatatgtctataaatattatataatataaatattgctGTATCAATTAAGGACAAtttcatattgtgtattttaatttttactcTCAGTGTTGAAAATTTAATACAATTCAATATGAACGGCTTTTTATGAGGTTTACTCTCAGGtctaatgaattacatttacttgcgTTACTGTTATTGAgtagttttttgtgtacttttacttttaaaagtagtttttaaaatttgtaattttacatttacaaagtaATATGTTTTGTTAGAAGTATTTTTAGAcactttacttgtacttaagtaaaatatcATTGGtggaatattttataaattgtatttttttatttctgctttataTCTTGAATCTATTTGATCATATGTTTATCATTAGAATTCAACACCTGCCATTCGTTTTTCATTATAAACGAATTTGATTGATTCCAAACAAAATCCTTTATTATGGAAAAATTACTCGATCCTGGAAGTATAATCTCATGATCTCAGCAAGCACCTCTTGCAGTTGAATTATTgtttttagctgttttttttatctcgtTAGTGTTGCTTTGAGTCACCTGGTCAGCGTTGGAGGACACCATGGACTGGTAGGCGACGTCAGCGATGGCAAATATGTGCGGAGGATTCACCGGACGCTTGGCACCGATATACATCTTTGAGTGCTAAGAAGTGAGAaatatcataataatcataataatcataatagtaataacaataataacaatgacaAACCGCAAATACGAATGCAAATGACTGAAATATAAACCGTTTgcaaaaaggaaatgaaatgagATTAAACgccggaggaagagaaagagagaaaaggatgcTGATGTTAtctataatgaaatataaaggGGGTTTAGGTTTCTAGTGCATaccacattaacacacacacatacacacacacacacacacacacacacacacacacacacacacctcaggaGTGTAGAGATTGATCTCGTGGAAGGGGTTGACTGCGATAAGGATGTCTCCCACATACGTGTAGATCTGCTCGTTGGCGTAGCGCTTCTGCAGATGCTCTGTCACTGTGTTCTTATGAAGAGGCAAACAGatgttacacactcacacacacacacacacacacacacacacacacacacacacacacatacacatccttCATTTCTGTCTATCTAATTATATccaaagaacatttttattataaaatcacttgtgtatttgtgtgtgtgtgtgtgtgtgtgtgtgtgtgtgtgtgtgtatgtgtgagggaaagagagagagagagagagagagaaagagaagaatgtcCCATACATAACTCTGCACATTACACTATACAGCACAATACTTTTTactccattattattattgacatttatggcatttggcagaagcctttatacagctgagcaattgagggtcaAGAACCTTGCTCAGGGTCCAGCATTTTCAGCTTGGtgatgttgggatttgaaccaaCAACCTTCCTCTctaggtttctttctcatgccgtctcaggagtttttcttttccattgaAGAACTCCTTAGCAGTCAGCATCAGGAACACTgcttatacattttaatgacaCACTAATGCTGTGTATAATGCGTTATAACTCTTCCATTAGGTTTGGGTTGTGCAACAACAtacaaacagaataaaaataaaaacttggtGAGACCTTGCCAAGGGCGGTGAGCTGCTGGACCAGGAGGTGAGCGCTTTCTGTCTTCCCGGCTCCACTTTCTCCACTGATTACTATACACTGCACACAAGGAGGAAGATCAACCATCATTGCTAATATACTTATATAGAGCTATACATCTCCTGCTAGAGAGCTCAAACACTATGGAACaccttgtggatgaatgtgaacgctgactgcacccccggactataaagcgcactcatatataagccgcccccactaaattttacaaatatattgatttttaacataaataaaccgcacctgtctataagcctatatgtctacactaatgtactttacacaggctttaactaaagacacgttacacacggtgtaacgggtgaaatatgttgcgcttcctttaggagcatagcggtattttgggaatagcctgccagaAGCGAGTTctccttcaccctgactcaacacgctacaacggcttgtatctaaacagtaatctaccaagaaagtcattgttcactgtcttcctccttcctttcacaactatttctctcgggagtttatcttttggcatcgtcgtgcgtttaaaaatcacctgatggtagttttttctcccgatgccgtgcagctcagaacacaggtgaacgtttccgttcggaaatttcattggtctaatgttatggggttcagttttttggcttgaagtttgtgaaactgggaaaaacccaggaaatgTTTTAGTTAGTAGTGATTGAATTTGATTGTAtttgatgtttgtgtaaaatatgtctataaatattatgtaatataaatattgctGTGTCAATTAAGGACAAtttcatattgtgtattttaattttactcTCAGTGTTGAAAATTTAATACAATTCAATATGAACGGCTTTTTATGAGGTTTACTCTCAGGtctaatgaattacatttacttgcgTTACTGTTATTGAgtagttttttgtgtacttttacttttaaaagtagtttttaaaatttgtaattttacatttacaaagtaATATGTTTTGTTAGAAGTATTTTTAGAcactttacttgtacttaagtaaaatatcattattggaatattttataaattgtatttttttatttctgctttataTCTTGAATCTATTTGATCATATGTTGATCATTAGAATTCAACACCTGTTATACATGTCATTATAAACGAATTTGATTGATTTCAAACAAAATCCTTTATCATGGAAAAATCACTCGATCCTGGAAGTATAATCTCATGATCTCAGCAAGCACCTCTTGCAGTTGAATTATTGTTTTTAGAGTTTTTTGAGTCACCTGGTCAGCGTTGGAGGACACCATGGACTGGTAGGCAACGTCAGCGATGGCAAATATGTGCGGAGGATTCACCGGACGCTTGGCACCGATATACATCTTTGAGTGCTAAGAAGTGAGAaatatcataataatcataataatcataatagtaataacaataataacaatatgaCAAACCGCAAATACGAATGCAAATGACTGAAATATAAACCGTTTgcaaaaaggaaatgaaatgagATTAAACgccggaggaagagaaagagagaaaaggatgcTGATGTTAtctataatgaaatataaaggGGGTTTAGGTTTCTAGTGCATaccacattaacacacacacacacacacacacacacacacacacacacacacacacacacacacacacacacctcaggaGTGTAGAGATTGATCTCGTGGAAGGGGTTGACTGCGATAAGGATGTCTCCCACATACGTGTAGATCTGCTCGTTGGCGTAGCGCTTCTGCAGATGCTCTGTCACTGTGTTCTTATGAAGAGGCAAACAGatgttacacactcacacacacacacacacacacacacacacacacacacacacacacatccttcattTCTGTCTATCtaattaaagaacatttttattataaaatcacttgtgtatttgtgtgtgtgtgtgtgtgtgtgtgtgtgtgtgtgtgtgaggaaagagagagagagagagagaaagagaagaatgtcCCATACATAACTCTGCACATTACACTATACAGCACAATACTTTTTactccattattattattgacatttatggcatttggcagaagcctttatacagctgagcaattgagggtcaagaaccttgctcaggggtccagcATTTTCAGCTTGGtgatgttgggatttgaaccaaCAACCTTCCTCTctaggtttctttctcatgccgtctcagggagtttttccttttccacagtctccaccggctcgctcatcagggacaaacttacacttataaatgtatacatttattaatgtttatcaccacataatctgtgtaaagctgctctgagacaatgttcattgttaaaagtgcaatacaaataaacatgaattgaattgaattaaatttgcACTTGTGCGTgtggtggcttttttttttatctgtgtattaaaagaaatacaattaaaaaaacccCCACATCTTTCAGACAAAAAGATTGATTCGTCTGCGTCTCGGCCTATCGTCTGCCTTCATCGCTGCAGGGacgagagaaataaagtgagcaTCAAAATTCCTCTCAGTAAATATGTGGGAAATCCATCTGCAGCCATGTGACTGATTCGTATCTTTCAGTACGCTGCTGGAAAACTACGCCATCATCCATCAGTGTGGATCCATCAGTATATGTaatacacatactcacacacacacacacacacacacacacacacacacacacacacacacacacacacacacacactgttcactaaactgtttattttgtttattttgttgtctGATGGTTAAAAATGGAGCTGCTGTGGGGCACTAATCATTTACAAttagatacacagacagacagacagacagacagacagacagacagacagacagacagacagacagacagacagacagatagatagatagatagatagatagatagatagatagatagatagatagatagatagatagagtaatagtgtgttgtgtgtttatacaGAGTTTTGTTatgtctttgtttgttttggattaTTTTATAATAGTCCGAGGGTTAAATACGAGGTggcaataaaaaattattcatacTTCATCAAGCACTTCCAGCGCTGCCATATCATCCATGTCATCAGGTTCGTCACTCGAAGACTTCATGTTGTTGCCTTTTTTAGTGTGAATTCGTTCGTGTCTGCAAAAAACagcaaccaaaaatattaaataaacagtcattttaaaaAGCCTTAATTTAATCCTGTGTACGTCTGTGTAATTCTGAGATTCTCAAGCTTTGATACACTTGTAAGATAAAGTATTATGACGGAAAAAAATCTTGGGTTTCCAAGATGGCCATAAAGGCTGGATTTGGCTCCAAATTTGCATTGAAGCAAATCAGTCAATTTGAATGTACTGTACACTAGAGACCTGCACTCCCGCCGGACCAGAGGCAAACAAGATCAGATGGGGGACTGCAGCTGTGGGCTGTAAAATACTTGTGTATTTTGTAAtgtgtattttgtaatattatataaattactcACGGTCTTGCAAATATCTAGaattttctaataataaatgactaaaaatCACTAAGAATCACTAAGTGCTACAGATGTTACTTCTGTACATCTGTACATATGTCATTTCTGCCAAAGAAAGGAACAAACGACACGACAAAACCTTGGCTGATGTTCtatgttcttccccaaaatgttccACAAACATcccacacaactgtataggacatctttggatgtgtGTTCCCTTCTTTTAAACAAGGAGACGCAAAGACCCACCAAGACAAGGcgcttgtgcacaaagcaaactccatccaatgttttttcttttcattgcgtGCCATTTTCAGTCTACCGCTGGTGTATcgtttcctgtctctcacacacctcagaCATAGGCTAGTTTATagagctaacaacaagcaagtcAAAagacagtaagaagtctggggttaacgtggatgagacagagggagtcagtgatgactgagaacagagacattcctgatcacctgatcatcatcttttctctgcttgtgttctatatggtggatcttcagcctggatacattcatttaagaacaacatttgtatttatatattaatatgatgtgaggttcagttaccagcgtgacactaaaaacagttacagtgcatctggaaagtattccctttttgcacattttgttatgttacagcttttttccaaaatagattcaatttattacatttcctcCACATTCTAaaccataatgacaacatgaaaggaGTGTTTGAAATTTTGGCAAATtgataaaaaactaaataaattacatgtacatactgtaaGTATTTACAGCTTTTgatcaatactttgttgaagctccttcAGCACCAATTACAgactcaagtctttttgagtttgatgctacaagcttgatGCACCTATTTTCTTCCATTCtcctttgcagaacctctcaagctccatcaggtttgCGGAGCGTCGGTGCTCAGcgattttcagatctctccagagatgttcaatcaggttctAGTCCGGACTCTGGCtgggacattcacagagtcgtcctgtagccactcctttgttatcttgactGTGTGCTTAGGGCTGTTGTCCTGTTGGATGATGAACCGTTGCCCCAGTCTGAgatccagagtgctctggagaaggttttcatcaaggacgtCTCCGTACATTGATGCATTAATTTTTccttcaatctttgtttcttatAGTCTGAGAAAACTCCAGGTGCCTTTGACTGAGGAGTGACTTtcatctggccactctaccatgcAGGCctgtgctgcagagatggttgctTTTCTGAAAGGTTCTCCTCTTTTCACATAGataaatgctggagctctttcagagtaaATATCTGGTTCTTGGTCAACTCCCTGACTAAgctcctggtggttccaaactctCATTTCAAAGGTTGTAAATAcctatgtacatgtgattttatcgttttgcaaagatttcaaacaaacttctttcacgttcTCATTATAAGCCTcaggcatggaggagttggtgatGAATCCTCAATGATCTCAGATCTAATTTaagagttgctcaggagctcaaCACAACTCCACCTGCATGTAGAAGACTTTAGAAAgttcattactcataatcacacactccagtgctcatgatatttcttacTCTCCgatgtttgtattgttttcattgttttgtaATCACACACTTGGTgtcagatgaggacgggttccccttctgagtctggttttcctcttgaggtttcttcctcgtaccatcaagggagtttttctttgccacagtcgccacaggtttgctcatcggggataaatacacaattcacttctattaacatttttgttttataattcatacatcctgtaaagctgctttaagacaatgttcattgtgaaaCACGCTAAAGAAATCAACTTCGAATAAATACAAAATCGAAATAAATGGTAAGAAATAGTAATTGTGGtaaaaatacaatttctttCAAGTACTTAAAGCAAATGTAGTgatagtagtgtagtgtagtggggTTGTTACAGACCAATGTAGATTTTATTAACCTAATATATACAAAGTGTCCAGTCCTGCATTGGTTTAACACTGGGACGAAGCCACCAGGGTTTAGTGATGGCACTGGAGCAGTTCATGGCAATTGTAACCCTAATCCATTGCGGCAGACTGTTTactttaattacagtccaaatccattttcaTGGCTCTTGTGTCTAAAACATCCTCTTCAGCAGTTAATGGTCTCGAATTGAAGAAAATTCTATCCAGATGAGAGGCATCGAGATGAAGATCTTGGAGACATTTTATAAGAAGTAAAATTCAtctaaggtagtttttccttgccacagtcgccatggctgctcatcagggataaatacacatcgttcaacttcactcttaaattctgtaaatcttctttgagacgatgtctgttgtgaaaagcactatagaaataaactttacttAAAGTTCCATTTTTAGCCTGATCGCTATACAGTATTT belongs to Silurus meridionalis isolate SWU-2019-XX chromosome 4, ASM1480568v1, whole genome shotgun sequence and includes:
- the LOC124383818 gene encoding myosin-IIIa codes for the protein MKSSSDEPDDMDDMAALEVLDENTVTEHLQKRYANEQIYTYVGDILIAVNPFHEINLYTPEHSKMYIGAKRPVNPPHIFAIADVAYQSMVSSNADQVTQKTLKTIIQLQEVLAEIMRLYFQDRVIFP